The Xiphias gladius isolate SHS-SW01 ecotype Sanya breed wild chromosome 7, ASM1685928v1, whole genome shotgun sequence genome window below encodes:
- the rinl gene encoding ras and Rab interactor 3 isoform X2, translating into MAVHSPVNGTTAIPWRGSRKRPSLLEQLKGCQEAWCPGAPWDREGAHAAICGTPAGSFLVVRDAVTSQPTVLCVSAGGENESVLDYKIKSTGTAFQLSESRLSFSDLAQLVLFYSLTRDVLAVCLWIPRWIYSVTDKNKDHLSQLEPKTWLRSPPEQQTDEMSHKEPSNVLCSIQLTSTNGALCVINPLYVCEHGDDWLTRGASTVQWATQPSNYRREQRLSTTRTWAGAGLQSKRAISLDQEPSAASTENSGLTRAKSTDSSHSPTTPTTPAALAGVVLRRPSRDSACSSPQRASTGSLPPSTPSNAESLNCAASEMQHHYSPVPQSPHRVSWIEDGVWLPPPRPSSMLQPPSLELDSLSISSIEEEQEAQMPSPTPHQPSAHRLADKVIHRFSAVGQALSGLVCQKKRLTHRVHELSERKGGVFAEAVRGFVEMTRRRGADIGGVTGTEFLQEVRSSLTSLKETLLDYPEIQILLDSITDLSDPEMDSLVELSIHKVALKPVSAHLYSSVCTSRASDGSLERLQSNLRVLEKNGVEELGGSAGVGVPDSVSLERIQQRWTTMHEAYSPNKKIHILLKVCKSIYHSMSVNASSVTVFGADDFLPCLTWVLLRSDVVTLQLDTDYMMELLDPTQLQGEGGYYLTTLYASLYYISSFRPRLAARQLSVEAQHSLNQWHRRRTLHCHQSRRSKHRRTIRRQMCRERGSQNPETGIGTKEESGKGNVFVYTDEALQQTESSVEALQQLREETGRGQGDEEQSQMSTPLSDCHQQEVIRSKQEDRQTLCTAEEEDQRGL; encoded by the exons AT GGCAGTTCACAGTCCAGTTAATGGGACCACAGCCATCCCGTGGAGGGGCAGCAGGAAGAGACCATCGCTGCTGGAGCAGCTGAAAGGCTGTCAGGAGGCCTGGTGCCCCGGTGCACCCTGGGATAGAGAAGGGGCCCATGCTGCTATCTGTGGAACACCTGCTGGG AGTTTCCTGGTTGTGCGGGACGCCGTGACGTCTCAGCCCACCGTGCTGTGTGTCTCTgctggaggagaaaatgaaagtgttctTGATTATAAAATCAAAAGCACAGGCACAG cGTTCCAGTTGTCTGAGTCtcgtctttctttctctgacttGGCTCAGCTGGTGCTCTTCTACTCTCTGACGAG GGATGTGTTGGCCGTTTGTCTATGGATTCCTCGGTGGATCTACAGTGTAACCGACAAGAACAAAGATCATCTCTCTCAGCTTGAACCCA AAACTTGGCTCCGCTCACCACCTGAGCAACAGACTGATGAAATGTCTCACAAGGAGCCAAGCAATGTATTGTGCTCCATACAg CTGACTTCCACCAATGGGGCCCTGTGTGTCATCAATCCCCTCTACGTTTGTGAACATGGAGATGATTGGCTGACCCGCGGGGCGAGTACTGTACAGTGGGCCACACAACCATCAAATTACAGGCGAGAGCAACGCCTCAGCACCACTCGAACATGGGCAGGGGCAGGGTTACAAAGTAAACGGGCCATCTCATTGGACCAGGAACCCTCTGCTGCCAGTACGGAGAATTCTG GTCTAACCAGAGCCAAATCAACTGATTCATCACATTCCCCCACAACCCCAACAACACCAGCTGCTCTAGCAGGGGTGGTCCTCAGGAGGCCCAGCCGAGATTCTGCCTGCAGCTCCCCACAAAGAGCAAGCACGGGGAGCCTGCCTCCATCTACTCCCTCCAACGCTGAAAGTTTAAATTGCGCAGCGTCCGAGATGCAGCACCATTACAGCCCCGTGCCTCAGTCTCCTCACAGGGTGTCCTGGATCGAAGATGGAGTCTGGCTACCCCCACCCAGGCCTTCCTCAATGCTCCAGCCCCCATCTCTAGAGCTTGACTCGCTGTCAATCAGCAGCatagaggaagagcaggaggcCCAAATGCCAAGCCCCACACCCCACCAACCATCAGCACACCGTTTGGCTGACAAGGTCATACATCGGTTCTCGGCGGTGGGCCAGGCGCTCAGTGGGCTGGTATGTCAGAAGAAAAGACTGACCCATCGTGTGCACGAGCTGAGTGAGCGGAAAGGCGGTGTGTTCGCAGAGGCTGTGAGAGGATTCGTGGAGATGACGCGGAGGAGAGGCGCTGACATCGGTGGGGTCACGGGGACAGAGTTCTTACAGGAAGTGAGGTCATCGCTTACGTCACTTAAGGAGACACTGTTGGACTACCCGGAAATCCAGATATTGTTGGACAGCATTACTGATCTAAGTGACCCAGAGATGG ACTCGTTGGTGGAGCTCTCCATCCACAAGGTGGCTCTGAAGCCCGTCTCCGCCCACCTCTACTCGTCCGTTTGCACCTCACGCGCCAGTGATGGCAGCCTCGAGCGTCTCCAGAGCAACCTGCGCGTGCTGGAAAAGAATGGGGTGGAGGAGCTCGGGGGGTCGGCGGGAGTCGGAGTTCctgactctgtcagcctggagCGGATCCAGCAGAGATGGACGACAATGCATGAAGCCTACTCCCCGAACAAGAAGATCCATATCCTGCTCAAAGTCTGCAAGAGCATCTATCACAGCATGAGTGTTAATGCCAGCTCAG TTACAGTATTCGGAGCAGACGATTTTCTGCCCTGCTTGACATGGGTGCTGCTCCGTAGCGACGTGGTCACCTTGCAGCTAGACACAGACTACATGATGGAGCTGCTGGACCCCACGCAGTTACAGGGAGAGG GTGGCTACTACCTTACAACTCTATACGCCTCTCTCTACTACATCAGCAGTTTCCGTCCACGATTGGCGGCTCGTCAGCTCAGCGTAGAAGCCCAACACTCTCTTAACCAGTGGCATCGCAGGCGCACCCTGCACTGCCACCAATCTCGTCGTAGCAAGCATCGACGGACCATTCGCAGGCAGATGTGTCGGGAGAGGGGGTCACAGAACCCTGAGACAGGGATTGGCACTAAAGAGGAAAGtggaaaaggaaatgtttttgtttatactgATGAGGCACTGCAGCAGACAGAAAGCAGTGTAGAGGCTCTGCAGCAACTTagagaggagacagggagaggacAAGGAGATGAGGAACAATCACAGATGTCTACTCCACTGTCAGACTGTCACCAGCAAGAGGTAATAAGGAGcaaacaggaagacagacagactctatgtacagcagaagaagaggaccaAAGAGGACTGTaa
- the sirt2 gene encoding NAD-dependent protein deacetylase sirtuin-2, giving the protein MSDASELPKREEEGEVRPEPEEQSDDSSEEEAAGDTEMDFLRNLFSSTLGLGSADKVLDELTLEGVAQYIKSGKCKNIICMVGAGISTSAGIPDFRSPGTGLYANLQKYNLPYPEAIFQIDYFKKHPEPFFALAKELYPGQFKPTICHYFIKMVKDKGLLKRCYTQNIDTLERVAGLEGEDLIEAHGTFYTSHCVSFCCRKEYNLDWMKEKIFADDIPRCDKCSSLVKPDIVFFGENLPVRFFTSMKMDFPRCDLLIVMGTSLQVQPFASLVSRVSKSCPRLLINMEKAGQADPLFGLLGFGGGMDFDSDKAYRDVAQISTCDEGCLALADLLGWKAELEELVKQEHARIDSQDKKEKAREKNKAAAKAGSALVAPEPKKEE; this is encoded by the exons ATGTCTGATGCATCAG AACTTCctaaaagagaagaagagggggaggtTAGACCTGAACCAGAG GAACAATCCGACGACAGCAGTGAGGAAGAGGCAgcaggagacacagaga TGGACTTTCTTCGTAACCTCTTCTCCAGCACTCTGGGCCTCGGCTCAGCAGACAAAGTTCTGGATGAGCTGACTCTGGAGGGAGTGGCGCAATACATAAAGAGTGGCAAAT GTAAAAACATCATCTGCATGGTTGGAGCAGGTATATCCACAT CGGCTGGAATCCCTGACTTCCGTTCACCAGGAACAGGCCTTTATGCAAACCTGCAGAAATATAACCTACCTTACCCAGAGGCCATCTTCCAGATAGATTACTTTAAG AAACATCCGGAGCCATTCTTTGCCTTGGCCAAGGAGCTTTACCCAGGACAGTTCAAG CCGACAATCTGTCACTACTTCATTAAGATGGTGAAGGACAAGGGGCTCCTGAAACGCTGCTACACACAG AATATTGACACCCTGGAACGAGTGGCTGGGCTTGAAGGAGAAGATCTAATTGAAGCTCATGGAACGTTCTACACATCCCACTGTGTAAGCTTCTGCTGCCGCAAGGAGTACAACCTGGACTGGATGAAAG AAAAAATCTTTGCTGATGACATTCCCAGATGTGACAAGTGCAGCAGTTTGGTCAAGCCAG ATATAGTCTTCTTTGGAGAGAATCTGCCTGTCCGGTTCTTCACTTCAATGAAGATG GACTTTCCTCGCTGTGACCTTCTCATCGTAATGGGGACGTCTCTGCAGGTCCAACCATTTGCAAGTCTAGTCAGCAG gGTTTCCAAAAGTTGTCCCAGACTGCTCATTAACATGGAGAAGGCAGGGCAG GCTGATCCTCTGTTCGGTTTGCTTGGttttggtggagggatggactTCGACTCAGACAAGGCATACAG AGACGTAGCTCAAATCAGTACATGTGATGAAGGCTGTTTGGCTCTAGCTGACCTGCTGGGATGGAAG GCAGAGCTGGAAGAATTGGTGAAGCAAGAGCATGCCAGGATTGACAGTCAGGACAAAAAAGAGAAGGCCAGGGAGAAGAACAAAGCTGCAGCCAAGGCGGGCTCTGCATTGGTGGCACCAGAACCCAAAAAGGAAGAGTAA
- the rinl gene encoding ras and Rab interactor 3 isoform X1: MFVSRAVHSPVNGTTAIPWRGSRKRPSLLEQLKGCQEAWCPGAPWDREGAHAAICGTPAGSFLVVRDAVTSQPTVLCVSAGGENESVLDYKIKSTGTAFQLSESRLSFSDLAQLVLFYSLTRDVLAVCLWIPRWIYSVTDKNKDHLSQLEPKTWLRSPPEQQTDEMSHKEPSNVLCSIQLTSTNGALCVINPLYVCEHGDDWLTRGASTVQWATQPSNYRREQRLSTTRTWAGAGLQSKRAISLDQEPSAASTENSGLTRAKSTDSSHSPTTPTTPAALAGVVLRRPSRDSACSSPQRASTGSLPPSTPSNAESLNCAASEMQHHYSPVPQSPHRVSWIEDGVWLPPPRPSSMLQPPSLELDSLSISSIEEEQEAQMPSPTPHQPSAHRLADKVIHRFSAVGQALSGLVCQKKRLTHRVHELSERKGGVFAEAVRGFVEMTRRRGADIGGVTGTEFLQEVRSSLTSLKETLLDYPEIQILLDSITDLSDPEMDSLVELSIHKVALKPVSAHLYSSVCTSRASDGSLERLQSNLRVLEKNGVEELGGSAGVGVPDSVSLERIQQRWTTMHEAYSPNKKIHILLKVCKSIYHSMSVNASSVTVFGADDFLPCLTWVLLRSDVVTLQLDTDYMMELLDPTQLQGEGGYYLTTLYASLYYISSFRPRLAARQLSVEAQHSLNQWHRRRTLHCHQSRRSKHRRTIRRQMCRERGSQNPETGIGTKEESGKGNVFVYTDEALQQTESSVEALQQLREETGRGQGDEEQSQMSTPLSDCHQQEVIRSKQEDRQTLCTAEEEDQRGL, from the exons ATGTTTGTGTCCAGGGCAGTTCACAGTCCAGTTAATGGGACCACAGCCATCCCGTGGAGGGGCAGCAGGAAGAGACCATCGCTGCTGGAGCAGCTGAAAGGCTGTCAGGAGGCCTGGTGCCCCGGTGCACCCTGGGATAGAGAAGGGGCCCATGCTGCTATCTGTGGAACACCTGCTGGG AGTTTCCTGGTTGTGCGGGACGCCGTGACGTCTCAGCCCACCGTGCTGTGTGTCTCTgctggaggagaaaatgaaagtgttctTGATTATAAAATCAAAAGCACAGGCACAG cGTTCCAGTTGTCTGAGTCtcgtctttctttctctgacttGGCTCAGCTGGTGCTCTTCTACTCTCTGACGAG GGATGTGTTGGCCGTTTGTCTATGGATTCCTCGGTGGATCTACAGTGTAACCGACAAGAACAAAGATCATCTCTCTCAGCTTGAACCCA AAACTTGGCTCCGCTCACCACCTGAGCAACAGACTGATGAAATGTCTCACAAGGAGCCAAGCAATGTATTGTGCTCCATACAg CTGACTTCCACCAATGGGGCCCTGTGTGTCATCAATCCCCTCTACGTTTGTGAACATGGAGATGATTGGCTGACCCGCGGGGCGAGTACTGTACAGTGGGCCACACAACCATCAAATTACAGGCGAGAGCAACGCCTCAGCACCACTCGAACATGGGCAGGGGCAGGGTTACAAAGTAAACGGGCCATCTCATTGGACCAGGAACCCTCTGCTGCCAGTACGGAGAATTCTG GTCTAACCAGAGCCAAATCAACTGATTCATCACATTCCCCCACAACCCCAACAACACCAGCTGCTCTAGCAGGGGTGGTCCTCAGGAGGCCCAGCCGAGATTCTGCCTGCAGCTCCCCACAAAGAGCAAGCACGGGGAGCCTGCCTCCATCTACTCCCTCCAACGCTGAAAGTTTAAATTGCGCAGCGTCCGAGATGCAGCACCATTACAGCCCCGTGCCTCAGTCTCCTCACAGGGTGTCCTGGATCGAAGATGGAGTCTGGCTACCCCCACCCAGGCCTTCCTCAATGCTCCAGCCCCCATCTCTAGAGCTTGACTCGCTGTCAATCAGCAGCatagaggaagagcaggaggcCCAAATGCCAAGCCCCACACCCCACCAACCATCAGCACACCGTTTGGCTGACAAGGTCATACATCGGTTCTCGGCGGTGGGCCAGGCGCTCAGTGGGCTGGTATGTCAGAAGAAAAGACTGACCCATCGTGTGCACGAGCTGAGTGAGCGGAAAGGCGGTGTGTTCGCAGAGGCTGTGAGAGGATTCGTGGAGATGACGCGGAGGAGAGGCGCTGACATCGGTGGGGTCACGGGGACAGAGTTCTTACAGGAAGTGAGGTCATCGCTTACGTCACTTAAGGAGACACTGTTGGACTACCCGGAAATCCAGATATTGTTGGACAGCATTACTGATCTAAGTGACCCAGAGATGG ACTCGTTGGTGGAGCTCTCCATCCACAAGGTGGCTCTGAAGCCCGTCTCCGCCCACCTCTACTCGTCCGTTTGCACCTCACGCGCCAGTGATGGCAGCCTCGAGCGTCTCCAGAGCAACCTGCGCGTGCTGGAAAAGAATGGGGTGGAGGAGCTCGGGGGGTCGGCGGGAGTCGGAGTTCctgactctgtcagcctggagCGGATCCAGCAGAGATGGACGACAATGCATGAAGCCTACTCCCCGAACAAGAAGATCCATATCCTGCTCAAAGTCTGCAAGAGCATCTATCACAGCATGAGTGTTAATGCCAGCTCAG TTACAGTATTCGGAGCAGACGATTTTCTGCCCTGCTTGACATGGGTGCTGCTCCGTAGCGACGTGGTCACCTTGCAGCTAGACACAGACTACATGATGGAGCTGCTGGACCCCACGCAGTTACAGGGAGAGG GTGGCTACTACCTTACAACTCTATACGCCTCTCTCTACTACATCAGCAGTTTCCGTCCACGATTGGCGGCTCGTCAGCTCAGCGTAGAAGCCCAACACTCTCTTAACCAGTGGCATCGCAGGCGCACCCTGCACTGCCACCAATCTCGTCGTAGCAAGCATCGACGGACCATTCGCAGGCAGATGTGTCGGGAGAGGGGGTCACAGAACCCTGAGACAGGGATTGGCACTAAAGAGGAAAGtggaaaaggaaatgtttttgtttatactgATGAGGCACTGCAGCAGACAGAAAGCAGTGTAGAGGCTCTGCAGCAACTTagagaggagacagggagaggacAAGGAGATGAGGAACAATCACAGATGTCTACTCCACTGTCAGACTGTCACCAGCAAGAGGTAATAAGGAGcaaacaggaagacagacagactctatgtacagcagaagaagaggaccaAAGAGGACTGTaa
- the meis3 gene encoding homeobox protein Meis3, with protein MEKRYEELVHYSGSEGMSVGGYGDDVRPLPPPQYGPTIPDSLKHHKDQIYGHPLFPLLALVFEKCELATCSPRESASISATSHLPGMANHSDVCSSESFNDDIAAFAKQIRSEKPIFSSNPELDNLMIQAIQVLRFHLLELEKVHDLCDNFCLRYITCLKGKMPTDLVLDEREGGSKSDMEDFAGSCTSLSEQNASWLREPDECASTPLGTPGTCGLLSLSTADNCSDTGDGLDGGVASPSTGEEDESDRDRRNNKKRGIFPKVATNIMRAWLFQHLSHPYPSEEQKKQLSQDTGLTILQVNNWFINARRRIVQPMIDQSNRSGQGGPYSPEGAALGGYGLDGQAHLGLRTAGLQGMSSLQGDYPSALLSQPGYPPHPGPSLHPYPGPHPHPAMLLHPPPHTHPAEPLLAQGLDIHAH; from the exons ATGGAGAAGAGG TATGAAGAGCTGGTGCACTACTCAGGGTCGGAGGGCATGTCGGTGGGGGGGTACGGGGATGATGTCAGGCCGCTTCCTCCCCCACAGTACGGACCCACCATCCCCGACTCCCTCAAACACCACAAAGACCAGATCTATGG tcaccCACTGTTTCCACTGCTGGCCCTAGTGTTTGAGAAGTGCGAGCTGGCCACCTGCTCCCCCCGAGAGTCTGCCTCCATCTCAGCCACCTCCCACCTCCCCGGCATGGCCAATCACAGCGACGTCTGCTCCTCCGAATCCTTCAACGATGACATCGCTGCGTTTGCCAAGCAG ATTCGTTCAGAGAAACCCATATTTTCGTCCAATCCTGAGCTGGACAACTTG ATGATCCAGGCCATACAGGTTCTTCGCTTTCATTTACTGGAGTTAGAGAAG GTGCATGACCTGTGTGATAACTTCTGCCTTCGCTACATCACCTGTCTGAAGGGCAAAATGCCCACAGACCTCGTCCTGGATGAGCGGGAGGGCGGCTCCAAGTCCGACATGGAGGACTTCGCTGGATCCTGCACCAGTCTGTCGGAGCAG AATGCATCGTGGCTTCGGGAGCCAGATGAATGTGCCTCTACTCCTCTGGGAACACCAGGCACCTGTGGCCTGCTTTCACTCAGCACAGCAGACAACTGTAGCGACACAG GCGATGGTCTCGATGGAGGAGTGGCCTCCCCCAGtacaggagaggaggatgagtcTGACAGAGACAGGAGGAACAACAAGAAGAGAGGGATCTTCCCCAAAGTGGCCACAAACATCATGAGAGCGTGGCTTTTCCAGCACCTGTCG CACCCATACCCATCTGAGGAGCAGAAGAAGCAGCTGTCGCAGGACACGGGACTGACCATCTTACAGGTCAACAACTG GTTCATCAACGCCAGGAGGAGAATAGTTCAGCCGATGATTGACCAGTCAAATCGCTCAG GTCAGGGTGGCCCCTACAGCCCAGAGGGAGCAGCTCTTGGGGGCTACGGGCTTGACGGACAGGCCCACCTCGGTCTTCGAACAGCAG GTCTCCAGGGGATGTCTTCTCTGCAGGGCGACTACCCCAGCGCTCTCCTGTCCCAGCCAGGCTACCCTCCCCACCCGGGACCTTCCCTCCACCCGTACCCAGGCCCTCACCCCCACCCCGCCATGCTGCTCcatccaccaccacacacacatcccgCAGAGCCCCTCCTCGCCCAGGGACTGGACATACACGCACACTAG